In Gemmatimonadaceae bacterium, the following proteins share a genomic window:
- a CDS encoding glycosyl hydrolase, producing the protein MRHLPLLAALLPSLLLAQRDSVAFAGLHWREIGPYRGGRSVAATGNPSRPDEFWMGSPGGGVFKSINAGQSWAPITDKYFGGTIGAIAVAPSAPDIVYVGGGEYPIRGNVSHGDGVWKTTDGGKTWVSLGLRDTRQIGDIVVNPTNPDIVYVGALGHVWAPNAERGVYRSKDGGRTWQKILFRNDSTGVVDLVMDPNNPSVLYAGFWQAGRTPWLLSSGGNGSGLWKTTDGGDNWVELTRNPGLPAGIWGNIGVTVSGANSNRLWANIEADSGGVFRSDDGGRTWTQTNSDRNLRQRAWYYTKIHADPKDTNVVYDNNVSFMKSTDGGKTFRAVRGMQHGDSHDLWIDPKNPNRMVESDDGGAEVSVDGGKTWSDEDFATAQFYHVIATTHFPYHVCGAQQDNSTLCGPSRGDLDISQWLEAGGGESGWIAARADTPDIVYAGSYGNLLTRKDLRTGITANVNPWPDNPMGHPAMDPKYRFQWTFPIVVSKHNSNVVYAGSNVVHKTTNGGRSWTVISPDLTYHDPATLGNSGGPITKDQTSVEYYATVFVIEESPITPRILWTGSDDGKVFVTRDGGVHWTDVTPKDMLKFTRLSSIDASKFGECIAYVAANRFQLDDDRPYLWKTADCGAHWARIDGALPSTEFTRVVREDPDKRGLLVAGTERGTWYSPDDGTHWQSLRLNLPYVPVHDLVFKNGDIVLATHGRGFYIMDDISTLEQMTDAVAASDAHLFTPRDQYRLASGGGFGGGGRGGAGAAQQVTPENAPVHPTGQNPPNGVVVQYWLKSANHTVALDFLDATGKVIRSYSSKSDTTRAQPNAGDDFFAPPPPARAPNQRGVNTFVWNMRYPDASSFPGMILWAASVTGPQVPPGTYKVRMLVDAKPIATEAFRILPDPRVKATLAEWDAQAKLALQIRDRFSEANDGVTDIRRVKAELRDRQSKIPAAQQGAFSALAGAFGAALSQVEDSLYQTKNRSGQDPLNYPIRLNNRIGALLGVVQSADGAPTKQSYDVYTVVSKELNVQMTKLKQLMNENLPKINAMLKAAGLKEIEQKGPIA; encoded by the coding sequence ATGAGACATCTCCCACTCCTCGCGGCACTGCTGCCGTCGCTGCTCCTCGCCCAGCGCGACTCCGTCGCCTTCGCCGGCCTGCACTGGCGCGAGATCGGCCCCTATCGCGGCGGTCGCTCCGTCGCCGCAACCGGGAATCCATCACGCCCCGATGAATTCTGGATGGGCAGCCCCGGCGGCGGCGTCTTCAAATCGATCAACGCCGGCCAGTCGTGGGCGCCCATCACCGACAAATATTTCGGCGGAACGATCGGCGCCATCGCCGTCGCACCGTCGGCGCCCGACATCGTCTATGTCGGCGGCGGCGAGTATCCCATCCGCGGCAATGTCTCGCATGGCGACGGCGTCTGGAAGACCACCGACGGCGGCAAGACCTGGGTCTCGCTCGGGCTTCGCGACACTCGGCAGATTGGCGACATCGTCGTGAACCCGACCAATCCCGACATCGTTTACGTCGGCGCGCTCGGACACGTGTGGGCGCCGAATGCCGAACGGGGCGTCTATCGCTCGAAGGACGGCGGCCGGACGTGGCAGAAGATTCTCTTTAGAAATGACTCAACGGGCGTCGTCGATCTCGTCATGGACCCGAACAACCCCAGCGTGCTGTACGCGGGATTCTGGCAGGCGGGGCGCACGCCGTGGCTGTTATCGTCCGGCGGCAACGGCAGTGGTCTGTGGAAGACGACGGACGGCGGCGACAACTGGGTCGAGCTCACGCGCAATCCCGGATTGCCCGCGGGCATCTGGGGCAACATCGGCGTCACCGTATCCGGCGCGAATTCGAACCGGCTTTGGGCGAACATCGAGGCCGACTCCGGCGGCGTGTTCCGTTCCGACGACGGCGGTCGAACGTGGACGCAAACCAACAGCGATCGCAATCTCCGCCAGCGCGCCTGGTATTACACGAAGATTCACGCCGATCCCAAGGACACGAATGTCGTCTACGACAACAACGTGTCGTTCATGAAGTCGACCGACGGCGGCAAGACGTTCCGTGCCGTGCGCGGCATGCAGCATGGCGACTCTCACGACCTGTGGATCGATCCGAAGAATCCCAACCGCATGGTCGAGTCGGACGACGGCGGCGCCGAAGTCAGCGTCGACGGCGGCAAGACGTGGAGCGACGAAGACTTCGCGACGGCGCAGTTCTATCATGTCATCGCGACCACGCATTTTCCGTATCATGTCTGCGGCGCGCAGCAGGACAATTCCACGCTCTGCGGGCCGAGCCGCGGTGATTTAGACATCTCTCAATGGCTCGAGGCGGGCGGCGGCGAGTCGGGCTGGATCGCCGCGCGCGCCGACACTCCCGACATCGTGTACGCGGGCAGCTACGGCAATCTGCTCACGCGCAAGGATCTGCGGACGGGAATCACCGCCAACGTGAATCCGTGGCCCGACAATCCGATGGGCCACCCGGCGATGGACCCGAAGTACCGCTTCCAGTGGACGTTCCCCATCGTCGTGTCGAAGCACAACTCGAACGTCGTGTACGCCGGCTCCAACGTCGTGCACAAGACGACGAACGGCGGCCGGAGCTGGACCGTCATCTCCCCCGACCTTACCTACCACGATCCCGCCACGCTCGGCAACTCGGGCGGGCCGATCACCAAGGACCAGACGTCCGTCGAGTATTACGCGACTGTTTTCGTGATCGAGGAATCGCCGATCACGCCAAGGATTCTGTGGACTGGATCAGACGACGGCAAGGTGTTCGTCACGCGCGACGGCGGTGTGCATTGGACGGATGTCACGCCCAAGGACATGCTGAAGTTCACGCGCCTCTCGAGCATCGACGCGTCGAAGTTCGGCGAGTGCATCGCCTACGTGGCCGCGAATCGGTTTCAGCTCGACGACGATCGGCCATATCTATGGAAGACAGCCGACTGCGGCGCGCATTGGGCGCGCATCGATGGAGCGCTTCCGTCAACCGAGTTCACGCGCGTGGTGCGCGAGGATCCCGACAAACGCGGCCTGCTCGTGGCCGGCACCGAGCGCGGCACGTGGTACTCGCCCGACGACGGCACACACTGGCAGTCGCTGCGACTCAATCTGCCGTACGTACCTGTTCACGATTTGGTATTCAAGAACGGTGACATCGTGCTCGCGACACACGGCCGCGGCTTCTACATCATGGACGACATCTCGACGCTCGAGCAGATGACCGACGCCGTCGCGGCGAGCGACGCGCACCTGTTCACGCCGCGCGATCAGTACCGCCTGGCGAGCGGCGGCGGCTTCGGCGGCGGCGGACGCGGCGGCGCGGGTGCCGCACAGCAGGTGACGCCCGAGAACGCGCCAGTCCATCCCACCGGCCAGAATCCACCGAATGGCGTCGTCGTGCAGTACTGGCTCAAGTCGGCAAATCACACGGTGGCGCTCGATTTCCTCGACGCCACCGGCAAGGTCATTCGCAGCTACTCGAGCAAATCGGACACGACGCGCGCGCAGCCGAACGCAGGCGACGATTTCTTCGCGCCGCCGCCGCCGGCGCGCGCGCCCAATCAGCGCGGCGTGAACACCTTCGTGTGGAACATGCGCTATCCGGACGCGTCGAGTTTCCCGGGCATGATCCTCTGGGCCGCCAGCGTGACGGGCCCGCAAGTCCCGCCCGGCACGTACAAGGTGCGCATGCTGGTCGACGCCAAGCCGATTGCCACCGAGGCGTTCAGGATTCTCCCCGATCCGCGCGTGAAGGCCACGCTCGCCGAGTGGGACGCGCAGGCGAAGCTCGCGCTCCAGATTCGCGATCGCTTCTCCGAAGCGAACGACGGAGTCACCGACATTCGCCGCGTGAAAGCCGAGCTCCGCGACCGCCAATCCAAAATCCCCGCCGCGCAGCAAGGCGCCTTCTCGGCACTCGCCGGCGCGTTTGGCGCGGCATTGAGCCAGGTCGAGGATTCGCTGTATCAGACGAAGAATCGCAGCGGCCAGGACCCGCTGAATTATCCCATCCGTCTCAACAACCGCATTGGCGCGCTGCTCGGTGTGGTGCAGAGCGCCGATGGCGCGCCGACCAAACAGTCATACGACGTGTACACCGTCGTCTCGAAGGAGCTGAACGTTCAGATGACGAAACTGAAACAGCTCATGAACGAGAATCTGCCGAAGATCAACGCGATGCTGAAAGCGGCGGGGCTCAAGGAGATCGAGCAGAAAGGACCCATCGCTTGA
- a CDS encoding SMP-30/gluconolactonase/LRE family protein encodes MRSLIIALPLATIVLPACAKTDSNAPAAAKLGEATGMKTPESVRYDPELDLYYVSNINGNPSQHDNNGFIAILRADSTGAAMRMLVEGGKNGVTLDAPKGLALSGDTLWVADINHVRAFNRKTGAQLADIDLSSQNATFLNDVAIGGDGSVYVTDTGIAFDDKGGQSHPGTDQIFRIAGGKATSIKVDSLNSPNGITWDKANARFVLGPSDGKSVQTWKDGDKTTATLVQGPGQYDGVEVLADGRILVSSWADGTVNVVRNGVLSKLVTGVSGPADIAVDTKRSVVAIPRFNDNQIDFYKIP; translated from the coding sequence ATGCGTTCACTCATTATCGCCCTCCCGCTCGCAACCATCGTGTTGCCGGCCTGCGCGAAAACGGACTCGAACGCGCCCGCCGCCGCCAAACTCGGCGAAGCAACCGGTATGAAGACGCCCGAGTCCGTGCGATACGATCCGGAGCTCGATCTCTACTACGTCTCGAACATCAACGGCAATCCGTCGCAGCACGACAACAACGGGTTCATCGCGATTCTGCGCGCGGACAGCACCGGCGCGGCGATGAGGATGCTCGTCGAAGGCGGAAAGAACGGTGTGACACTCGATGCACCGAAGGGCCTCGCGTTATCGGGCGACACGTTATGGGTGGCCGACATCAATCACGTGCGCGCGTTCAATCGAAAGACCGGCGCCCAGCTCGCGGACATCGATCTCTCGTCGCAGAACGCGACGTTTCTGAACGACGTCGCGATCGGCGGAGATGGTTCCGTGTACGTCACCGACACCGGCATTGCGTTCGACGACAAGGGCGGCCAGTCACATCCGGGCACGGATCAGATCTTCAGGATCGCGGGCGGGAAGGCGACGTCGATCAAGGTCGATTCGCTCAACTCGCCGAACGGGATCACCTGGGACAAAGCGAACGCGCGATTCGTGCTCGGTCCGTCGGACGGAAAATCGGTGCAAACCTGGAAGGACGGCGACAAGACGACCGCAACGCTCGTACAGGGGCCCGGTCAGTACGACGGCGTCGAAGTGCTCGCCGACGGCCGCATTCTCGTGTCGAGTTGGGCCGACGGCACGGTGAACGTCGTGCGGAACGGCGTGCTGTCGAAGCTCGTGACCGGTGTGTCGGGGCCGGCCGACATTGCGGTGGATACGAAGCGGAGCGTGGTGGCGATTCCGCGGTTCAATGACAATCAAATCGACTTTTACAAGATTCCGTGA
- a CDS encoding phosphatidylserine/phosphatidylglycerophosphate/cardiolipin synthase family protein, with translation MIIGRDDSDLPVVPGPSFARGLWRIAAADVSSGNQVKLLRDGPATFETMIELIDGAEQSVALESYIFRSDEVGKDMASALERAVQRGANVRLLLDWVGARGTSRKFIKQIRHRGVDVAIFNAPGFHRWLGAVPRDHRKLLVVDGSVGVTGGVGVGREWTTGVQKKQRSRWRDTAVKIEGPAAHDMMSAFDHMWRRTKGHERRGSHRFLRRPARGAHLDPATDQPALVGIIEGEPLRWRVSRALQIQAISARRSIWIATAYFTPSPSEVEALNGAARDGVDVRILLPSRNDHPWVSLLARRYYRRLLTNGVRLWEWQGEMMHAKTSVVDGRWVRVGSTDFNPLGVAINYELDAVIEDAALGREAEHMFLADLEGSREVTL, from the coding sequence TTGATCATTGGCCGGGACGACAGCGATTTGCCTGTCGTTCCCGGTCCCTCGTTCGCGCGCGGTTTGTGGCGCATTGCTGCCGCGGACGTGTCGAGCGGGAATCAGGTCAAACTGCTGCGCGACGGACCCGCGACCTTCGAGACGATGATCGAGCTCATCGACGGCGCCGAGCAAAGTGTCGCGCTCGAGAGCTACATCTTTCGGTCGGACGAGGTCGGCAAGGACATGGCGAGCGCGCTCGAGCGCGCCGTTCAACGCGGAGCGAACGTTCGCTTACTGCTGGATTGGGTCGGCGCGCGCGGTACCTCGCGGAAGTTCATCAAGCAGATCCGCCACCGCGGCGTCGACGTCGCGATCTTCAACGCGCCCGGCTTCCACCGCTGGCTCGGCGCTGTGCCTCGCGATCACCGCAAGCTCCTGGTCGTGGACGGATCCGTCGGCGTGACCGGCGGCGTCGGCGTGGGCCGCGAATGGACGACCGGCGTTCAGAAGAAGCAGCGGTCGCGCTGGCGCGACACCGCGGTGAAGATCGAAGGACCCGCGGCGCACGACATGATGTCGGCGTTCGATCACATGTGGCGCCGCACCAAAGGGCACGAGCGGCGCGGATCGCACCGCTTCCTGCGCCGGCCCGCGCGGGGCGCCCATCTCGATCCCGCAACAGACCAGCCCGCGCTCGTCGGCATCATCGAAGGCGAACCGCTGCGCTGGCGCGTGTCCCGCGCGCTGCAGATTCAGGCGATCTCGGCGCGGCGATCGATCTGGATCGCCACCGCGTACTTCACGCCGTCGCCATCGGAGGTCGAAGCGCTGAATGGTGCCGCGCGCGACGGAGTCGACGTTCGCATTCTCTTGCCAAGCCGCAACGATCATCCATGGGTTTCGCTGCTCGCGCGGCGCTACTACCGGCGGCTGCTCACCAACGGCGTGCGTCTCTGGGAGTGGCAAGGCGAGATGATGCACGCCAAGACCAGCGTGGTGGATGGACGCTGGGTACGCGTCGGTTCCACGGACTTCAACCCACTCGGCGTCGCGATCAATTACGAGCTCGACGCCGTCATCGAAGACGCCGCGCTCGGGCGGGAAGCCGAGCACATGTTTCTGGCTGATTTGGAAGGATCTCGTGAAGTCACTCTGTAG
- a CDS encoding class I SAM-dependent methyltransferase, with product MSISYEPAHCAVCGHSDSDLIADQDDLRAEVEALWEFHQARLRPDTPPERLLDRVAFSQHPPIAVVRCRECGLVYRNPVERSHELTEIYARTTPDRDVLRSLHDTQLPAIRDQARELRRVLGRGGSGLEVGSYAGAFLSAARDEGLSVEGLDINPEINEFTRSLGFAVHDGTLSTFDDDRRFDAVAIWNTFDQLPEPRAAVIAAARLLNDGGVLAVRVPSGEFYARVRRRLRSRFTSVRRTARAALAQNNLLTFPYRAGFSVRSLARLFGDAGFRIAHVRGDVLVPTGDEWTRPWARREELMMKRVMRRVAAARADWAPWIEVYAMRA from the coding sequence GTGTCCATATCGTACGAACCCGCCCACTGCGCCGTTTGCGGCCACTCGGACTCCGATCTCATCGCCGATCAGGATGACCTGCGCGCCGAAGTCGAAGCGCTGTGGGAATTCCATCAAGCACGCCTGCGTCCCGACACGCCACCCGAACGATTGCTCGATCGGGTGGCGTTCTCGCAGCATCCGCCCATCGCCGTCGTCCGCTGTCGCGAGTGTGGGCTCGTCTATCGCAATCCCGTCGAGCGCTCGCACGAGCTCACCGAGATCTACGCGCGTACCACGCCGGATCGCGACGTCCTGCGATCGCTGCACGACACGCAGTTGCCCGCCATTCGCGATCAAGCGCGCGAGCTGCGTCGCGTGCTCGGTCGTGGCGGATCGGGGCTCGAGGTCGGAAGCTACGCTGGCGCGTTTCTCTCCGCCGCACGCGACGAAGGACTGAGCGTCGAAGGGCTCGACATCAATCCCGAGATCAACGAGTTCACACGCTCGCTCGGCTTTGCGGTGCACGATGGCACGCTCAGTACGTTCGACGACGACCGACGCTTCGACGCGGTCGCAATCTGGAACACCTTCGATCAGTTGCCGGAGCCGCGCGCCGCGGTGATCGCGGCGGCGCGGTTGCTGAACGACGGCGGTGTGCTCGCCGTACGGGTGCCGAGTGGTGAGTTTTACGCGCGTGTGCGTCGGCGGTTGCGGAGCCGCTTCACGTCCGTGCGTCGCACCGCGCGGGCGGCGCTTGCGCAGAACAATCTGCTGACGTTTCCGTACCGCGCCGGATTCAGCGTGCGCTCGCTGGCGCGACTGTTCGGCGATGCGGGGTTTCGCATCGCACACGTGCGCGGGGACGTGCTGGTTCCCACCGGGGACGAATGGACGCGCCCGTGGGCTCGGCGGGAAGAGTTGATGATGAAGCGTGTGATGCGGCGCGTCGCGGCGGCGCGCGCCGACTGGGCGCCGTGGATCGAGGTGTACGCGATGCGCGCTTGA
- a CDS encoding response regulator: MATVLYVDDEDAIRRALRSWLVRRGHVVFTAGSGEEARAVLESQTVDGVFIDIWLGTESGFDLFEWIDMHRPKVAENAVFVTGDIIRDPDVERSLNALERPVLTKPFELGELERIVRGWTAQ, from the coding sequence GTGGCGACAGTACTGTATGTCGATGACGAAGACGCGATCCGGCGAGCGCTTCGTTCGTGGTTGGTTCGCCGAGGTCACGTGGTCTTCACCGCGGGTTCCGGCGAAGAGGCCCGCGCCGTGCTCGAATCGCAAACGGTCGACGGCGTCTTCATCGACATCTGGCTGGGCACCGAAAGCGGCTTCGATCTCTTCGAGTGGATCGACATGCACCGGCCCAAGGTGGCCGAGAACGCTGTTTTCGTCACAGGCGACATCATCCGCGACCCCGACGTCGAGCGTTCCCTGAACGCCCTCGAGCGTCCCGTGTTGACGAAACCCTTTGAACTTGGCGAGCTCGAGCGAATCGTTCGCGGGTGGACAGCGCAGTAG
- a CDS encoding ABC transporter permease encodes MQIPAGVRRAFRLPTTAERIVRDLDDEVRFHVERRADALQAQGYSREQAYAEALRRFGDVDDLKDYCVSIEVAHMQRMQTSERLASILQDARFALRQIGKAPGFALVAVITLALGIGATTAIFSVVNGVILRPLPFDDSERMVYVLGIDAKGKPMGNMADPTFDDIVAANHSFEALAEYQAGVMPVISDGEAIRVPYALVSRGYFDVLHVTPLRGRFFAPEEQQLGAGPVAVISDGFWERQFGRSPSAIGKKILTGSGPVTIVGVLPPGKEFPAGTDLLEARETSSKNTSYTAHNWKVIGRIRPGVSLQLANADLSSMLRSLRARVGDATWTVDGAAITLRERLIGDIKPLLVLIFAASALLLIIACANVANLMIARMASRENEIAVRVALGAGRGRLIQQLLIESGLLAALGCVAGLLLAYAGVKVLLVLRPASIPRVNELSIDWGVMTFAVAVSAATAVTLGIIAAWRGARGDLRAALAQSQRTMSGGASYGVRGTLVVAQLAMTVVLLIGAALLARSFVNLLSVDPGFRTKGVVIAGAAYEDGDGPPAAAFDRRLQYEDELLARARALPGVTAVGLASAPPFSSGSSNGMFGILASADVKLDFNSLEPLFRDKSHSGYANYQQATDGYFKALNIPVISGRLFDDRDRRDAPHVAVISQSLAKSQWPNESAIGKVIEFGNIDGDLTPMTIVGVVGDTREEDLSSPPPNTIYVSARQRPSHREVQVIIATSNEAATTTAARRAFHDLRPDVALRFQTIETIIGRSVATRRFMLLLVGVFGVIALQLATLGVYSVIAYLVAQRGRELSIRVALGARQRDIVRLVISHGLWLAMIGMVAGGVAAVFATRVLKGLLYQITTTDPIAFGVVFVLLFAVALAASYVPARRASRLDPMDAMRAG; translated from the coding sequence ATGCAAATTCCCGCCGGTGTGCGACGCGCGTTTCGGCTGCCGACGACGGCCGAGCGCATCGTGCGCGATCTCGACGACGAGGTGCGGTTTCATGTCGAGCGGCGGGCCGACGCGCTTCAGGCGCAAGGGTACTCTCGCGAACAGGCCTACGCCGAGGCGCTTCGCCGGTTCGGCGACGTCGATGATCTCAAAGACTACTGTGTTTCCATCGAGGTTGCGCACATGCAACGCATGCAGACGAGTGAACGGTTGGCTTCCATCCTTCAGGACGCGCGCTTCGCTCTGCGACAAATCGGCAAAGCGCCGGGCTTCGCGCTGGTCGCGGTCATCACGCTGGCGCTCGGCATCGGCGCCACCACGGCGATCTTCAGCGTCGTCAACGGCGTGATTCTGCGACCGCTGCCGTTCGACGACTCCGAGCGCATGGTGTACGTGCTCGGTATCGACGCGAAGGGAAAGCCCATGGGCAACATGGCCGATCCGACTTTCGACGATATCGTCGCGGCGAATCACAGCTTCGAGGCGCTGGCCGAGTATCAGGCGGGAGTGATGCCGGTGATCAGCGACGGAGAGGCGATCCGCGTCCCGTACGCGCTCGTTTCGCGCGGGTACTTCGACGTCCTGCACGTCACGCCGCTGCGCGGGCGGTTCTTTGCGCCCGAAGAGCAGCAACTCGGTGCAGGACCCGTCGCCGTCATCAGCGACGGCTTCTGGGAGCGGCAATTCGGACGTTCGCCGAGTGCGATCGGGAAGAAAATCCTGACGGGCTCGGGTCCGGTGACGATCGTTGGCGTTCTGCCGCCGGGCAAGGAATTTCCCGCGGGTACGGATCTGCTCGAAGCGCGCGAGACCTCCTCGAAGAACACGAGCTACACAGCGCACAACTGGAAAGTGATCGGTCGTATTCGGCCGGGCGTGTCGCTGCAGCTGGCGAACGCAGACCTCTCGTCGATGCTTCGATCGTTGCGCGCGCGGGTCGGCGATGCAACGTGGACCGTCGACGGCGCGGCGATCACGTTGCGCGAACGGCTCATCGGTGACATCAAGCCGCTCCTCGTGCTGATATTCGCCGCGTCGGCGTTGCTGCTCATCATCGCGTGCGCCAACGTCGCGAACTTGATGATCGCGCGGATGGCCTCGCGCGAAAATGAGATCGCGGTGCGCGTGGCACTTGGCGCGGGGCGCGGTCGCCTCATTCAGCAATTGCTCATCGAGTCGGGATTGCTCGCGGCGCTCGGCTGTGTCGCCGGTTTGCTGCTTGCGTACGCGGGTGTGAAGGTGCTGCTCGTGCTTCGTCCGGCGTCCATTCCACGAGTGAACGAGCTGAGCATCGACTGGGGCGTCATGACGTTCGCGGTCGCGGTCTCGGCGGCGACGGCGGTGACCTTGGGCATCATCGCGGCGTGGCGCGGAGCGCGCGGTGATTTGCGTGCCGCGCTCGCGCAGTCGCAGCGTACGATGAGCGGCGGCGCGAGCTACGGCGTGCGCGGGACGCTCGTCGTCGCGCAGCTGGCGATGACGGTGGTCCTGCTCATCGGCGCCGCGCTCCTGGCCAGGAGCTTCGTCAATTTGCTGAGTGTCGACCCGGGATTTCGCACGAAGGGAGTCGTGATCGCCGGCGCCGCGTATGAAGACGGCGACGGTCCCCCGGCGGCGGCATTCGATCGGCGTCTGCAATATGAAGATGAGCTGCTTGCGCGCGCTCGAGCGCTTCCCGGTGTGACGGCGGTGGGTCTGGCGAGCGCACCGCCCTTCAGCAGTGGGAGCAGCAACGGCATGTTCGGCATTCTCGCGAGTGCCGATGTGAAGCTCGACTTCAACTCGCTCGAGCCGCTGTTCCGCGACAAGTCGCATAGCGGATACGCGAATTATCAGCAGGCCACCGACGGATACTTCAAGGCGCTGAACATTCCCGTCATCAGCGGGCGCCTCTTCGACGATCGAGATCGGCGCGACGCGCCGCACGTCGCGGTGATCAGTCAATCGCTCGCGAAATCGCAGTGGCCGAACGAAAGTGCAATCGGCAAGGTCATCGAGTTCGGTAACATCGACGGCGATCTGACGCCGATGACCATTGTCGGCGTCGTCGGCGACACGCGCGAGGAGGATCTCTCGTCGCCGCCGCCGAATACGATCTACGTGTCGGCGCGGCAGCGGCCGTCGCACCGCGAGGTGCAGGTCATCATCGCGACGTCGAACGAAGCGGCGACGACCACGGCGGCGCGGCGCGCGTTCCATGATCTCCGGCCCGACGTCGCGCTGCGATTCCAGACGATCGAGACGATCATTGGCCGCTCGGTAGCGACTCGCCGCTTCATGCTGCTGCTCGTCGGCGTATTCGGCGTCATCGCGCTGCAGCTCGCGACGCTCGGCGTGTATAGCGTGATCGCGTATCTCGTGGCGCAACGCGGGCGTGAGCTCAGCATTCGCGTTGCGTTGGGAGCGCGCCAGCGCGACATCGTGCGCCTGGTGATCTCGCACGGCTTGTGGCTGGCGATGATCGGCATGGTCGCCGGGGGAGTCGCGGCGGTGTTCGCGACGCGAGTCTTGAAAGGCTTGCTCTATCAGATCACGACGACGGACCCGATCGCGTTTGGCGTGGTGTTCGTCCTGCTTTTCGCCGTCGCGCTCGCGGCGAGCTATGTACCGGCGCGTCGTGCGTCTCGTCTCGATCCGATGGACGCGATGCGAGCTGGGTAG
- a CDS encoding enoyl-[acyl-carrier-protein] reductase: protein MLSLDLTGRRALVAGVADDAGFGFAIAKALAEAGASVSVGTWPPALNIFLNLLERGKMDESRKLSSGDLLTFEKIYPLDAVYDSYDEMPDEVRNNKRYADVGDCSIGGLAQRLVADFGAKPLDIVVHSLANGPEVKKPLLEVSRNGYVGAVSASAYSMVSMVQRLGPLMRDGGSFVSLTYMASERVIPGYGGGMSSAKAALESDTRTLAFEAGRKFGVRVNTISAGPLASRAASAIGIIGKMVEYVSANAPLTEKLTAEEVGNAAAFLCSPLASGITGSTVYVDKGYHAMGMAVPVGDG from the coding sequence ATGCTTTCCCTCGATCTCACTGGCCGCCGCGCGCTGGTCGCGGGTGTCGCCGATGATGCCGGCTTTGGATTCGCCATCGCGAAGGCACTCGCCGAGGCCGGCGCGAGCGTGTCGGTGGGGACGTGGCCGCCGGCGCTGAATATCTTTTTGAATCTGCTCGAGCGCGGGAAGATGGATGAATCACGCAAGCTCTCGTCGGGCGACCTGCTGACGTTCGAGAAGATCTATCCGCTGGACGCCGTTTACGACTCCTACGACGAGATGCCGGACGAGGTTCGAAACAACAAACGGTATGCGGATGTGGGCGACTGCTCGATCGGCGGACTGGCCCAGCGGCTCGTGGCGGATTTCGGAGCAAAGCCGCTCGACATCGTCGTTCACTCGCTCGCGAACGGGCCGGAAGTGAAGAAGCCGCTGCTCGAGGTGAGCCGTAACGGCTATGTCGGCGCCGTGAGCGCGAGCGCGTATTCGATGGTGTCGATGGTGCAGCGTCTTGGGCCGCTGATGCGCGACGGTGGCTCGTTCGTGTCGCTGACCTACATGGCGAGCGAGCGCGTGATTCCGGGCTACGGCGGCGGGATGTCGTCGGCCAAAGCGGCCCTCGAGAGCGATACCCGAACGCTCGCGTTCGAGGCCGGGCGGAAGTTTGGCGTGCGGGTCAATACCATCTCGGCGGGCCCGTTGGCGTCGCGCGCGGCGAGCGCGATCGGCATCATCGGAAAGATGGTGGAGTATGTCTCGGCGAACGCGCCGTTGACGGAGAAGCTCACGGCGGAAGAGGTCGGGAACGCGGCGGCGTTTTTGTGTTCGCCGTTGGCGTCGGGGATTACCGGGTCGACGGTGTACGTCGACAAGGGGTATCATGCGATGGGCATGGCGGTCCCGGTGGGTGATGGGTGA
- a CDS encoding PadR family transcriptional regulator, whose protein sequence is MARDASDLLHGTLDVLVLKTLTWGPMHGYAIAEWIGERGGGELVIVDAALYKALHRLEDGGAIEAEWGLSDNNRRAKYYSLTARGRAQLRAETATWRRYASAVGRILETS, encoded by the coding sequence ATGGCGCGCGACGCAAGCGATCTCCTGCACGGCACACTCGACGTCCTCGTGCTCAAGACGCTCACCTGGGGCCCGATGCACGGCTACGCCATCGCCGAGTGGATCGGAGAGCGCGGCGGCGGTGAGCTGGTGATCGTCGACGCGGCGCTCTACAAGGCATTGCATCGCCTCGAAGACGGCGGCGCCATCGAAGCCGAGTGGGGGCTGTCGGACAACAATCGCCGCGCGAAGTACTACTCGCTCACCGCGCGCGGCCGCGCGCAGCTGCGCGCCGAAACGGCCACGTGGCGCCGCTATGCCTCGGCCGTCGGGCGCATTCTCGAAACGAGTTGA